In the genome of Populus alba chromosome 11, ASM523922v2, whole genome shotgun sequence, one region contains:
- the LOC118035682 gene encoding heat shock 70 kDa protein 16 isoform X1 yields the protein MSVVGFDIGNENCVIAVVKQRGVDVLLNDESKRETPAVVCFGEKQRFLGSAGAASSVMNPKSTIFQVKRLIGRNFKDPEVQNELKLLPFETSEGKDGGILIHLKYLGEARTFTPVQILAMLFSNLKDVTEKNLEIPVTDCVIGVPSYFTDLQRRAYLDAATIAGLKPLRLMHDCAATALSYGTYKTDFSKTGPTYVAFVDIGHCDTQVSIVSFEAGHMRILSHAFDSSLGGRDFDDVLFVYFAKQFKELYNIDVYSNMKASIRLRSACEKLKKVLSANAEAPLNIECLMDEKDVKGFINREEFERLASGLLERISVPSRKALEDAGLSVRKIHSVELVGSGSRIPAISKLLSSLYGKEPSRTLNSSECVARGCALQCAMLSPIFRVREYEVQDAFPFSIGFSSDGAQISTGSNCILFPKGQPFPSTKVLTFQRSNLLHLEAFYANLNELPAGVSTKMSSFTIGPFQASSNEKAKIKVKVQLNLHGIVTVESAMLVEDHMDDSARRGNIHPQMDRTKMDSDSSTNVANSEDNTAVHSQSSDATQGNGTLKDKANQRFEIPVNENIYGGMTKDELSEAQEKELHLAQHDKAVEQAKDQKNALESYVYEMRSKLFNTYRSFASDMEREGISRSLQETEEWLYEDGDDETENAYTAKMQDLKKLVDPVENRYKDEEARAQATRDLLNSIVDHRMSTDSLPTEDRGLITDECNKAEQWLRERTQQQDSLPKNADPVLWSRDIKSRTEDLNSTCKQILRRKSSPANSDESSSLDQQE from the exons ATGAGTGTGGTGGGGTTTGATATTGGTAATGAAAACTGTGTTATTGCTGTGGTGAAACAACGGGGTGTTGATGtcttgttgaatgatgaatcaAAACGTGAAACCCCGGCTGTGGTATGTTTTGGGGAGAAGCAGCGGTTCCTTGGGTCAGCAGGTGCTGCTTCTTCTGTGATGAACCCGAAATCAActatttttcaagtgaaaagaCTGATTGGCCGGAATTTTAAGGATCCTGAGGTTCAAAATGAGCTAAAGTTGTTACCATTTGAAACTTCTGAAGGGAAGGATGGAGGCATTTTGATTCACTTGAAATATTTGGGTGAGGCACGCACATTTACCCCGGTTCAGATTCTTGCTATGctattttcaaatttgaaagatgTAACAGAGAAAAATTTGGAAATTCCTGTAACAGATTGTGTGATTGGGGTACCATCATATTTCACAGATTTGCAGAGACGAGCATATTTGGATGCTGCAACAATTGCTGGATTGAAGCCTCTTAGATTGATGCATGACTGTGCTGCAACTGCACTCAGTTATGGGACATACAAAACAGATTTCTCTAAAACAGGGCCAACTTATGTTGCTTTTGTTGACATTGGTCATTGTGATACTCAGGTGTCTATTGTATCATTTGAGGCTGGGCATATGAGGATACTGTCACATGCTTTTGATAGCAGTTTGGGAGGGAGGGACTTTGatgatgttttgtttgtttattttgcaaaacagtTCAAGGAGCTTTACAACATAGATGTGTACTCTAACATGAAAGCATCTATTAGGCTAAGGTCAGCTTGTGAGAAGTTGAAGAAGGTTTTGAGTGCAAATGCAGAGGCTCCTCTAAATATTGAGTGTTTGATGGATGAGAAAGATGTCAAAGGTTTTATCAACAGAGAGGAATTTGAGAGGCTTGCATCAGGATTACTGGAAAGAATAAGTGTTCCTTCCAGAAAAGCTTTAGAGGATGCAGGTTTATCTGTGAGGAAAATCCATTCTGTTGAGCTTGTTGGATCAGGATCTCGAATACCAGCAATTAGTAAGTTACTATCTTCTCTATATGGGAAAGAACCCAGCCGGACACTGAATTCAAGTGAATGTGTGGCACGTGGATGTGCTCTCCAGTGTGCAATGCTTAGTCCAATTTTTCGGGTCAGAGAATACGAG GTTCAGGATGCTTTTCCTTTCTCCATTGGATTCTCATCAGATGGTGCCCAAATCTCCACTGGTTCTAATTGCATACTGTTTCCAAAAGGCCAACCCTTTCCAAGTACCAAAGTTTTGACATTTCAACGGAGTAACTTGTTACATCTGGAAGCATTCTATGCCAATCTGAATGAACTCCCTGCTGGTGTATCTACAAAAATGAGTTCTTTCACA ATTGGTCCTTTCCAAGCCTCCTCTAATGAAAAGGCAAAGATTAAAGTTAAAGTTCAACTAAACCTTCATGGCATTGTAACTGTTGAGTCAGCTATG TTGGTGGAAGACCATATGGATGATTCTGCTAGAAGGGGTAACATACATCCACAAATGGACAGAACAAAGATGGATTCTGATTCATCGACAAATGTTGCAAATAGTGAAGATAATACTGCTGTGCATTCTCAGTCATCCGATGCTAct CAGGGTAATGGTACactaaaagataaagctaatcAGAGATTTGAGATACCTGTGAATGAGAACATATATGGTGGAATGACCAAAGATGAGCTCTCAGAAGCTCAAGAGAAGGAACTTCACCTGGCCCAACATGATAAAGCTGTAGAACAAGCCAAAGATCAGAAGAACGCTTTGGAGTCGTATGTTTATGAGATGCGAAGTAAG CTTTTCAACACGTATCGGAGCTTTGCTAGTGATATGGAGAGGGAAGGAATTTCCAGGAGCCTACAGGAGACTGAAGAGTGGCTTTATGAGGACGGTGATGATGAAACTGAAAATGCTTATACTGCAAAAATGCAGGATCTTAAGAAG TTGGTGGATCCAGTTGAGAATCGATATAAAGATGAAGAAGCAAGAGCACAAGCAACAAGAGATTTGTTAAATTCCATTGTGGATCATCGAATGTCTACGGATTCTCTCCCAACCGAGGATAGAGGATTG ATCACTGATGAGTGCAATAAAGCTGAGCAGTGGCTGAGAGAGAGAACCCAACAACAAGATTCCTTACCTAAGAATGCAGACCCTGTATTATGGTCAAGAGACATCAAAAGCAGGACAGAGGATCTGAACTC CACATGCAAGCAGATATTGAGAAGGAAGTCTTCCCCTGCAAATTCAGACGAAAGTAGTAGCCTGGACCAGCAAGAATAG
- the LOC118035682 gene encoding heat shock 70 kDa protein 16 isoform X2, which translates to MSVVGFDIGNENCVIAVVKQRGVDVLLNDESKRETPAVVCFGEKQRFLGSAGAASSVMNPKSTIFQVKRLIGRNFKDPEVQNELKLLPFETSEGKDGGILIHLKYLGEARTFTPVQILAMLFSNLKDVTEKNLEIPVTDCVIGVPSYFTDLQRRAYLDAATIAGLKPLRLMHDCAATALSYGTYKTDFSKTGPTYVAFVDIGHCDTQVSIVSFEAGHMRILSHAFDSSLGGRDFDDVLFVYFAKQFKELYNIDVYSNMKASIRLRSACEKLKKVLSANAEAPLNIECLMDEKDVKGFINREEFERLASGLLERISVPSRKALEDAGLSVRKIHSVELVGSGSRIPAISKLLSSLYGKEPSRTLNSSECVARGCALQCAMLSPIFRVREYEVQDAFPFSIGFSSDGAQISTGSNCILFPKGQPFPSTKVLTFQRSNLLHLEAFYANLNELPAGVSTKMSSFTIGPFQASSNEKAKIKVKVQLNLHGIVTVESAMLVEDHMDDSARRGNIHPQMDRTKMDSDSSTNVANSEDNTAVHSQSSDATGNGTLKDKANQRFEIPVNENIYGGMTKDELSEAQEKELHLAQHDKAVEQAKDQKNALESYVYEMRSKLFNTYRSFASDMEREGISRSLQETEEWLYEDGDDETENAYTAKMQDLKKLVDPVENRYKDEEARAQATRDLLNSIVDHRMSTDSLPTEDRGLITDECNKAEQWLRERTQQQDSLPKNADPVLWSRDIKSRTEDLNSTCKQILRRKSSPANSDESSSLDQQE; encoded by the exons ATGAGTGTGGTGGGGTTTGATATTGGTAATGAAAACTGTGTTATTGCTGTGGTGAAACAACGGGGTGTTGATGtcttgttgaatgatgaatcaAAACGTGAAACCCCGGCTGTGGTATGTTTTGGGGAGAAGCAGCGGTTCCTTGGGTCAGCAGGTGCTGCTTCTTCTGTGATGAACCCGAAATCAActatttttcaagtgaaaagaCTGATTGGCCGGAATTTTAAGGATCCTGAGGTTCAAAATGAGCTAAAGTTGTTACCATTTGAAACTTCTGAAGGGAAGGATGGAGGCATTTTGATTCACTTGAAATATTTGGGTGAGGCACGCACATTTACCCCGGTTCAGATTCTTGCTATGctattttcaaatttgaaagatgTAACAGAGAAAAATTTGGAAATTCCTGTAACAGATTGTGTGATTGGGGTACCATCATATTTCACAGATTTGCAGAGACGAGCATATTTGGATGCTGCAACAATTGCTGGATTGAAGCCTCTTAGATTGATGCATGACTGTGCTGCAACTGCACTCAGTTATGGGACATACAAAACAGATTTCTCTAAAACAGGGCCAACTTATGTTGCTTTTGTTGACATTGGTCATTGTGATACTCAGGTGTCTATTGTATCATTTGAGGCTGGGCATATGAGGATACTGTCACATGCTTTTGATAGCAGTTTGGGAGGGAGGGACTTTGatgatgttttgtttgtttattttgcaaaacagtTCAAGGAGCTTTACAACATAGATGTGTACTCTAACATGAAAGCATCTATTAGGCTAAGGTCAGCTTGTGAGAAGTTGAAGAAGGTTTTGAGTGCAAATGCAGAGGCTCCTCTAAATATTGAGTGTTTGATGGATGAGAAAGATGTCAAAGGTTTTATCAACAGAGAGGAATTTGAGAGGCTTGCATCAGGATTACTGGAAAGAATAAGTGTTCCTTCCAGAAAAGCTTTAGAGGATGCAGGTTTATCTGTGAGGAAAATCCATTCTGTTGAGCTTGTTGGATCAGGATCTCGAATACCAGCAATTAGTAAGTTACTATCTTCTCTATATGGGAAAGAACCCAGCCGGACACTGAATTCAAGTGAATGTGTGGCACGTGGATGTGCTCTCCAGTGTGCAATGCTTAGTCCAATTTTTCGGGTCAGAGAATACGAG GTTCAGGATGCTTTTCCTTTCTCCATTGGATTCTCATCAGATGGTGCCCAAATCTCCACTGGTTCTAATTGCATACTGTTTCCAAAAGGCCAACCCTTTCCAAGTACCAAAGTTTTGACATTTCAACGGAGTAACTTGTTACATCTGGAAGCATTCTATGCCAATCTGAATGAACTCCCTGCTGGTGTATCTACAAAAATGAGTTCTTTCACA ATTGGTCCTTTCCAAGCCTCCTCTAATGAAAAGGCAAAGATTAAAGTTAAAGTTCAACTAAACCTTCATGGCATTGTAACTGTTGAGTCAGCTATG TTGGTGGAAGACCATATGGATGATTCTGCTAGAAGGGGTAACATACATCCACAAATGGACAGAACAAAGATGGATTCTGATTCATCGACAAATGTTGCAAATAGTGAAGATAATACTGCTGTGCATTCTCAGTCATCCGATGCTAct GGTAATGGTACactaaaagataaagctaatcAGAGATTTGAGATACCTGTGAATGAGAACATATATGGTGGAATGACCAAAGATGAGCTCTCAGAAGCTCAAGAGAAGGAACTTCACCTGGCCCAACATGATAAAGCTGTAGAACAAGCCAAAGATCAGAAGAACGCTTTGGAGTCGTATGTTTATGAGATGCGAAGTAAG CTTTTCAACACGTATCGGAGCTTTGCTAGTGATATGGAGAGGGAAGGAATTTCCAGGAGCCTACAGGAGACTGAAGAGTGGCTTTATGAGGACGGTGATGATGAAACTGAAAATGCTTATACTGCAAAAATGCAGGATCTTAAGAAG TTGGTGGATCCAGTTGAGAATCGATATAAAGATGAAGAAGCAAGAGCACAAGCAACAAGAGATTTGTTAAATTCCATTGTGGATCATCGAATGTCTACGGATTCTCTCCCAACCGAGGATAGAGGATTG ATCACTGATGAGTGCAATAAAGCTGAGCAGTGGCTGAGAGAGAGAACCCAACAACAAGATTCCTTACCTAAGAATGCAGACCCTGTATTATGGTCAAGAGACATCAAAAGCAGGACAGAGGATCTGAACTC CACATGCAAGCAGATATTGAGAAGGAAGTCTTCCCCTGCAAATTCAGACGAAAGTAGTAGCCTGGACCAGCAAGAATAG
- the LOC118035683 gene encoding uncharacterized protein, with the protein MADIEPPTFSLGLDLDIESEPRIPTHHLQTSTLNPAPNSSSNTPSDDQNGGPQVMDSEEEEEELGPDVMDSDPEPGPGPTRVLRRLRRGPATQKSKVRKVELEGFCCDHGDDDIEEFSSQEDFGVKDPKVSTQFTSVCSSSKVPLKGCGVLTSQSPSLLKGNKKEQASIASVSSSLETGHSGLMFPKLTISPLRRFQLIDSDSEEDSISADASGKTQKTDSSSKKQQPTTSKCKNKMLLGKHRNDDLWKDFCPIKSFPVQTPVLDEMCNEYFQSLQDNKNTAHKLQSNLQTSDSIRFHQDPNSMVDFQQCWNLADPLPPAHHYFFHEDLRIQRLVHSRLPYFFPLGIVNNKGNQLTTESAIDYMSQFNREASRKQGTQRTISEKGSTRGRNKSKKSNAGEVSLASEGWMDPKSSTAIPKDAGK; encoded by the exons ATGGCAGATATCGAGCCTCCCACGTTCTCTCTCGGGTTAGATTTAGATATCGAATCGGAGCCCCGAATACCCACCCACCACTTGCAAACCTCCACGCTCAATCCAGCTCCAAATTCAAGCTCAAATACACCATCAGACGACCAAAATGGGGGACCCCAGGTCATGGATTccgaagaagaggaggaagaactCGGGCCCGATGTCATGGATTCGGATCCTGAACCCGGACCTGGCCCGACCCGGGTCTTAAGGCGGTTAAGACGAGGACCCGCGACCCAGAAATCAAAGGTGAGGAAGGTGGAATTGGAGGGTTTTTGTTGTGATCATGGAGATGATGATATTGAAGAGTTCTCCTCACAAGAAGATTTTGGTGTTAAAG ATCCCAAAGTATCAACTCAGTTCACTTCTGTTTGTAGTAGTTCAAAGGTTCCACTGAAAGGATGTGGGGTTTTAACCAGTCAATCACCAAGCTTACTGAAGGGAAATAAAAAGGAACAGGCTTCGATTGCCTCTGTGTCTTCCAGTTTGGAGACAGGTCACAGCGGGTTGATGTTTCCGAAGTTAACAATAAGTCCTCTTCGAAGGTTTCAGTTGATTGATTCTGATTCTGAAGAGGATTCTATCAGTGCAGATGCTAGTGGAAAAACTCAGAAAACTGATTCATCCTCGAAGAAGCAACAGCCAACTACaagtaaatgtaaaaataaaatgttgttgGGTAAACATCGAAATGATGATTTATGGAAAGATTTCTGTCCAATAAAGAGTTTTCCGGTTCAGACACCTGTTCTGGATGAGATGTGTAATGAGTATTTCCAATCTCTTCAAGATAATAAGAATACAGCTCATAAACTGCAGAGCAATTTGCAAACAAGTGACAGCATACGCTTTCATCAAGATCCAAATAGCATGGTGGACTTTCAGCAATGCTGGAATTTAGCCGATCCTCTTCCTCCAGCTCATCATTACTTCTTCCATGAAGATCTGAGGATTCAGAGATTGGTCCACAGCCGGTTACCCTACTTTTTCCCACTGGGCATTGTTAACAACAAAGGAAACCAACTAACTACTGAATCAGCTATCGATTACAT GAGCCAATTCAATAGAGAAGCTTCTAGAAAGCAAGGAACTCAGAGAACTATCAGCGAGAAAGGCTCAACAAGGGGAAGAAACAAATCCAAGAAATCAAATGCTGGAGAAGTTTCACTTGCTTCTGAAGGATGGATGGACCCCAAAAGCAGTACTGCCATTCCAAAGGATGCTGGGAAATGA
- the LOC118035692 gene encoding N-alpha-acetyltransferase MAK3 — protein sequence MEKAQGERKEEFDASEIEYVSYGGEHHLPLIMNLVDQELSEPYSIFTYRYFVYLWPQLSFLAFHKGKCVGTVVCKMGDHRNSTFRGYIAMLVVIKPYRGRGIATELVTRSIQVMMESGCEEVTLEAEVTNKGALALYGRLGFIRAKRLFRYYLNGVDAFRLKLLFPQPELHPFLPMMVDRDATQKHDDHSPPSEEFSELHRNL from the exons ATGGAAAAGGctcaaggagagagaaaagaagaattcGATGCTTCAGAGATCGAATACGTTAGCTACGGTGGTGAGCATCACTTACCATTAATCATGAATCTCGTTGATCAAGAACTTAGTGAACCTTACTCCATCTTCACATACCGTTACTTTGTTTATCTTTGGCCACAACTTTCTTTCTTG gCGTTTCACAAAGGGAAATGTGTAGGGACTGTTGTGTGTAAGATGGGGGATCATCGGAATTCAACTTTTAGAGGTTACATTGCTATGTTAGTTGTCATCAAACCTTATCGAGGAAGAGGCATTG CCACAGAACTTGTTACCAGATCTATTCAAGTGATGATGGAATCAGGATGCGAAGAG GTAACATTGGAAGCAGAAGTAACAAATAAAGGAGCACTCGCACTCTATGGCCGTCTTGGTTTTATTAGAGCGAAACGACTCTTTCGCTATTACTTGAATGGAGTAGATGCTTTTCGTCTGAAGCTGCTATTTCCCCAGCCAGAGTTACACCCCTTTTTGCCTATGATGGTTGATAGAGATGCTACCCAGAAGCATGATGATCACTCACCACCGTCAGAAGAGTTTTCTGAGCTCCATAGAAACTTGTAA
- the LOC118035687 gene encoding OVARIAN TUMOR DOMAIN-containing deubiquitinating enzyme 2: protein MEGIVVRRVIPSDNSCLFNAVGYVMDHDKNKAYGLRQVIAGTVASDPEKYNEAFLGKPNGEYCNWIRDSEKWGGAIELSILADYYGREIAAYDIQTMRCDLYGQDRKYSERAMLIYDGLHYDALAMSPFEGAPEEFDQTIFTVLKDRTIGPAEGHALNLVKEQQRKRSYTDTANFTLRCGVCQIGVIGQKEAVEHAQTTGHVNFQEYR from the exons ATGGAAGGAATCGTCGTTAGAAGGGTCATTCCCTCGGACAATAGTTGCCTGTTCAATGCTGTTGG CTATGTTATGGACcatgacaaaaataaagctTATGGGCTGAGACAG gTTATAGCTGGAACAGTGGCAAGCGATCCAGAAAAATATAATGAAGCATTTCTTGGGAAGCCAAATGGTGAATATTGTAATTGGATTCGTGACTCTGAGAAGTGGGGAG GTGCTATTGAGCTTTCAATATTAGCAGATTATTATGGACGTGAAATTGCGGCATATGATATCCAGACCATGCGGTGTGATTTGTATGGTCAG GACAGGAAGTACTCAGAAAGGGCCATGCTGATTTATGATGGACTCCATTATGATGCTTTAGCT ATGTCTCCATTTGAGGGAGCTCCAGAGGAGTTTGATCAGACCATATTTACTGTACTGAAGGACAGGACCATAGGACCAGCTGAGGGGCATGCTCTTAATCTTGTCAAGGAGCAACAAAG GAAAAGAAGTTACACAGACACTGCCAACTTCACTTTGCGCTGCGGGGTATGCCAAATTGGAGTCATTGGCCAGAAG GAGGCCGTCGAGCATGCACAAACCACTGGCCATGTGAACTTTCAAGAATACAGATGA
- the LOC118035689 gene encoding reactive Intermediate Deaminase A, chloroplastic: MSWCFLKPFNVSLINVGAVRNRIPFAIGGIGCASVVATGFWRQCCSNRLTTPPFASLNTCTFPPQKEAVKTDKAPAALGPYSQAIKSNNLVFVSGVLGLIPETGKFVSQDVDDQTEQVLKNMGEILKASGSDYSLVVKTTIMLADLKDFKKVNDIYAKYFPAPFPARSTYQVAALPLDAKIEIECIAELPQEVEPQPVSHT, encoded by the exons ATGTCGTGGTGTTTTCTAAAACCCTTTAATGTCTCGTTGATCAACGTCGGTGCAGTGCGCAACCGAATCCCATTTGCTATCGGCGGCATTGGTTGCGCCTCCGTCGTCGCAACTGGTTTTTGGCGGCAGTGTTGTTCCAATCGATTAACCACCCCTCCTTTCGCTTCCTTGAACACGTGCACTTTCCCTC CTCAAAAGGAGGCTGTTAAAACAGACAAGGCTCCGGCAGCACTGGGACCATATTCTCAAGCAATTAAATCCAATAACCTTGTATTTGTTTCTGGTGTCTTAGGTCTCATTCCAGAG ACTGGGAAGTTTGTCTCACAGGATGTTGATGATCAGACAGAACAG GTACTTAAGAATATGGGGGAGATACTGAAAGCTAGTGGTAGCGACTATTCCTTAGTAGTAAAGACAACGATAAT GTTGGCTgacttgaaagacttcaagAAAGTGAATGATATCTATGCAAAGT ACTTCCCCGCACCATTTCCTGCTCGCTCAACTTATCAGGTAGCAGCGTTGCCTCTGGATGCCAAAATTGAAATCGAGTGCATTGCTGAACTTCCCCAAGAAGTGGAGCCTCAGCCAGTTTCGCACACATGA